From one Mytilus edulis chromosome 1, xbMytEdul2.2, whole genome shotgun sequence genomic stretch:
- the LOC139522366 gene encoding glutaryl-CoA dehydrogenase, mitochondrial-like isoform X1, with product MAFIASRFRISNVIRHKITAISCRCQGTAQPQTQTKDNVKTEAATFNWQDALNLENLLLEDEILVRDQFRAYCQDRLMPRVLMANRNEKFDREIIPEMGSIGVLGPHIHGYGCAGVSSVAYGLIAREVERVDSGYRSAMSVQSSLVMHPINEYGTEEQKQKYLPKLAKGELIGCFGLTEPNHGSDPSSMETKARYNPSSKTFTLNGTKSWITNSPIADVFIVWGKCDRDNNKIRGFILEKGMKGLTAPVIQGKFSLRASITGQISMEDVEVPEENMLPNVMGLGGPFGCLNSARYGIAWGTLGAAEFCLETARQYTLDRIQFKKPLAKNQLIQKKMADMLTEISLGLQACVQVGRLKDQGKATPEMISMIKRNSCGKSLDIARMARDMLGGNGISDEYHVIRHVMNLEAVNTYEGTHDIHALILGRAITGIQAFTSD from the exons ATGGCGTTTATAGCATCAAGATTTCGTATTTCAAATGTAATACGACACAAAATTACAGCCATCTCATGTAGATGCCAAGGAACTGCTC AACCACAGACTCAAACTAAAGATAATGTTAAAACTGAAG CAGCAACCTTTAACTGGCAGGATGCACTGAATTTGGAGAATCTATTATTAGAAGATGAGATACTGGTTCGGGACCAGTTCAGGGCCTACTGCCAAGACAGATTAATGCCAAGAGTCCTCATGGCAAACAGAAATGaaa AATTTGATAGAGAAATCATACCAGAAATGGGATCTATAGGAGTACTTGGACCACATATACATGGTTATGGTTGTGCTGGAGTGTCATCTGTAGCTTATGGTCTCATAGCTAGGGAAGTAGAGAG GGTAGACAGTGGATACAGATCAGCCATGAGTGTCCAGTCTTCATTAGTTATGCATCCAATAAATGAATATGGTACagaagaacagaaacaaaaatacTTACCGAAATTAG CAAAAGGGGAGCTTATAGGGTGTTTTGGACTAACAGAACCTAACCATGGAAGTGATCCTTCGTCTATGGAAACTAAAGCCAGATACAACCCATCCAGCAAAACATTTACATTGAATGGTACAAAATCTTG GATTACAAACTCCCCTATTGCAGATGTATTCATTGTGTGGGGTAAGTGTGATAGAGACAACAATAAAATAAGAGGCTTTATATTGGAGAAAGGAATGAAAGGTTTAACAGCTCCTGTCATTCAAGGCAAGTTTTCACTGAGGGCCAGTATCACAGGGCAGATCTCTATGGAAGATGTAGAAGTACCTGAAGAAAACATGCTACCAAATGTCATGGGACTAGGA GGTCCCTTTGGTTGTTTAAACAGTGCACGTTATGGTATTGCTTGGGGCACATTAGGGGCAGCAGAGTTTTGTTTGGAAACAGCCAGGCAATATACATTAGACAG AATTCAGTTCAAAAAACCTTTGGCTAAGAATCAGCTGATACAGAAAAAAATGGCTGATATGTTAACAGAGATTTCTTTAGGATTACAGGCCTGTGTACAGGTGGGCAGGCTGAAGGATCAAGGGAA GGCTACACCAGAAATGATTTCTATGATAAAGAGAAATTCTTGTGGTAAATCTTTAGACATAGCTCGTATGGCAAGAGACATGCTCGGTGGAAATGGAATCTCAGATGAATATCATGTCATCCGACATGTGATGAACCTGGAAGCTGTCAATACATATGAAG gTACTCATGACATTCATGCATTGATATTGGGACGAGCTATTACAGGAATCCAAGCGTTTACATCAGATTGA
- the LOC139522366 gene encoding glutaryl-CoA dehydrogenase, mitochondrial-like isoform X3: protein MPRVLMANRNEKFDREIIPEMGSIGVLGPHIHGYGCAGVSSVAYGLIAREVERVDSGYRSAMSVQSSLVMHPINEYGTEEQKQKYLPKLAKGELIGCFGLTEPNHGSDPSSMETKARYNPSSKTFTLNGTKSWITNSPIADVFIVWGKCDRDNNKIRGFILEKGMKGLTAPVIQGKFSLRASITGQISMEDVEVPEENMLPNVMGLGGPFGCLNSARYGIAWGTLGAAEFCLETARQYTLDRIQFKKPLAKNQLIQKKMADMLTEISLGLQACVQVGRLKDQGKATPEMISMIKRNSCGKSLDIARMARDMLGGNGISDEYHVIRHVMNLEAVNTYEGTHDIHALILGRAITGIQAFTSD, encoded by the exons ATGCCAAGAGTCCTCATGGCAAACAGAAATGaaa AATTTGATAGAGAAATCATACCAGAAATGGGATCTATAGGAGTACTTGGACCACATATACATGGTTATGGTTGTGCTGGAGTGTCATCTGTAGCTTATGGTCTCATAGCTAGGGAAGTAGAGAG GGTAGACAGTGGATACAGATCAGCCATGAGTGTCCAGTCTTCATTAGTTATGCATCCAATAAATGAATATGGTACagaagaacagaaacaaaaatacTTACCGAAATTAG CAAAAGGGGAGCTTATAGGGTGTTTTGGACTAACAGAACCTAACCATGGAAGTGATCCTTCGTCTATGGAAACTAAAGCCAGATACAACCCATCCAGCAAAACATTTACATTGAATGGTACAAAATCTTG GATTACAAACTCCCCTATTGCAGATGTATTCATTGTGTGGGGTAAGTGTGATAGAGACAACAATAAAATAAGAGGCTTTATATTGGAGAAAGGAATGAAAGGTTTAACAGCTCCTGTCATTCAAGGCAAGTTTTCACTGAGGGCCAGTATCACAGGGCAGATCTCTATGGAAGATGTAGAAGTACCTGAAGAAAACATGCTACCAAATGTCATGGGACTAGGA GGTCCCTTTGGTTGTTTAAACAGTGCACGTTATGGTATTGCTTGGGGCACATTAGGGGCAGCAGAGTTTTGTTTGGAAACAGCCAGGCAATATACATTAGACAG AATTCAGTTCAAAAAACCTTTGGCTAAGAATCAGCTGATACAGAAAAAAATGGCTGATATGTTAACAGAGATTTCTTTAGGATTACAGGCCTGTGTACAGGTGGGCAGGCTGAAGGATCAAGGGAA GGCTACACCAGAAATGATTTCTATGATAAAGAGAAATTCTTGTGGTAAATCTTTAGACATAGCTCGTATGGCAAGAGACATGCTCGGTGGAAATGGAATCTCAGATGAATATCATGTCATCCGACATGTGATGAACCTGGAAGCTGTCAATACATATGAAG gTACTCATGACATTCATGCATTGATATTGGGACGAGCTATTACAGGAATCCAAGCGTTTACATCAGATTGA
- the LOC139522366 gene encoding glutaryl-CoA dehydrogenase, mitochondrial-like isoform X2: MAFIASRFRISNVIRHKITAISCRCQGTAQPQTQTKDNVKTEATFNWQDALNLENLLLEDEILVRDQFRAYCQDRLMPRVLMANRNEKFDREIIPEMGSIGVLGPHIHGYGCAGVSSVAYGLIAREVERVDSGYRSAMSVQSSLVMHPINEYGTEEQKQKYLPKLAKGELIGCFGLTEPNHGSDPSSMETKARYNPSSKTFTLNGTKSWITNSPIADVFIVWGKCDRDNNKIRGFILEKGMKGLTAPVIQGKFSLRASITGQISMEDVEVPEENMLPNVMGLGGPFGCLNSARYGIAWGTLGAAEFCLETARQYTLDRIQFKKPLAKNQLIQKKMADMLTEISLGLQACVQVGRLKDQGKATPEMISMIKRNSCGKSLDIARMARDMLGGNGISDEYHVIRHVMNLEAVNTYEGTHDIHALILGRAITGIQAFTSD; encoded by the exons ATGGCGTTTATAGCATCAAGATTTCGTATTTCAAATGTAATACGACACAAAATTACAGCCATCTCATGTAGATGCCAAGGAACTGCTC AACCACAGACTCAAACTAAAGATAATGTTAAAACTGAAG CAACCTTTAACTGGCAGGATGCACTGAATTTGGAGAATCTATTATTAGAAGATGAGATACTGGTTCGGGACCAGTTCAGGGCCTACTGCCAAGACAGATTAATGCCAAGAGTCCTCATGGCAAACAGAAATGaaa AATTTGATAGAGAAATCATACCAGAAATGGGATCTATAGGAGTACTTGGACCACATATACATGGTTATGGTTGTGCTGGAGTGTCATCTGTAGCTTATGGTCTCATAGCTAGGGAAGTAGAGAG GGTAGACAGTGGATACAGATCAGCCATGAGTGTCCAGTCTTCATTAGTTATGCATCCAATAAATGAATATGGTACagaagaacagaaacaaaaatacTTACCGAAATTAG CAAAAGGGGAGCTTATAGGGTGTTTTGGACTAACAGAACCTAACCATGGAAGTGATCCTTCGTCTATGGAAACTAAAGCCAGATACAACCCATCCAGCAAAACATTTACATTGAATGGTACAAAATCTTG GATTACAAACTCCCCTATTGCAGATGTATTCATTGTGTGGGGTAAGTGTGATAGAGACAACAATAAAATAAGAGGCTTTATATTGGAGAAAGGAATGAAAGGTTTAACAGCTCCTGTCATTCAAGGCAAGTTTTCACTGAGGGCCAGTATCACAGGGCAGATCTCTATGGAAGATGTAGAAGTACCTGAAGAAAACATGCTACCAAATGTCATGGGACTAGGA GGTCCCTTTGGTTGTTTAAACAGTGCACGTTATGGTATTGCTTGGGGCACATTAGGGGCAGCAGAGTTTTGTTTGGAAACAGCCAGGCAATATACATTAGACAG AATTCAGTTCAAAAAACCTTTGGCTAAGAATCAGCTGATACAGAAAAAAATGGCTGATATGTTAACAGAGATTTCTTTAGGATTACAGGCCTGTGTACAGGTGGGCAGGCTGAAGGATCAAGGGAA GGCTACACCAGAAATGATTTCTATGATAAAGAGAAATTCTTGTGGTAAATCTTTAGACATAGCTCGTATGGCAAGAGACATGCTCGGTGGAAATGGAATCTCAGATGAATATCATGTCATCCGACATGTGATGAACCTGGAAGCTGTCAATACATATGAAG gTACTCATGACATTCATGCATTGATATTGGGACGAGCTATTACAGGAATCCAAGCGTTTACATCAGATTGA